A portion of the Paenibacillus sp. PvR098 genome contains these proteins:
- a CDS encoding glycosyltransferase: MKQNIGLLISTLNDGGAERVISRLSYILKDNYNLSVILFDSRNMKYEHYGNLIDLKVEANNGNILSKFVLLFRRVLRLKRIKKENNLCAVISFLDSPNIVNILSNNKECDVIVSVRNFLSEERDLSLLNRLTDFAMKLLYKKADRVIPVSKQIRELLIQKYNIESNKIKTIYNPFDVEMIKRLSIEDLDEKHNEFMDSNKIFISVGRQMYQKGFWHLVKAFKLVHDQDDEVKLVIVGRDEQNGKLQHLVNELGVQDSILLTGYQKNPFKFIKKSNIYILSSLFEGFPNALVEAMACGCPVIATDCKSGPKEILFEESDLSVEINEITYADYGVLVPALESNENWDPFYHDINEKTLATAMLKLLNDKNKLKHYSKMSLERAQRFNYDRCKDEFISIL, from the coding sequence GTGAAACAAAATATTGGGCTCTTAATATCGACATTAAACGATGGTGGTGCAGAAAGAGTTATTTCTAGATTATCCTATATATTGAAAGATAATTATAATTTGTCAGTTATTTTATTTGATTCACGAAATATGAAATATGAGCATTATGGGAATTTGATAGATTTAAAAGTTGAGGCTAACAATGGGAATATTCTTTCTAAATTTGTTTTACTCTTTAGAAGAGTTTTACGCCTAAAGAGAATTAAAAAAGAAAATAATTTATGTGCTGTGATTAGCTTTCTTGACAGTCCGAATATTGTAAATATATTGTCAAATAATAAAGAGTGCGATGTGATTGTATCTGTAAGAAATTTTTTGTCCGAAGAAAGAGATTTATCACTTCTAAATAGACTTACTGATTTTGCTATGAAACTTTTATATAAAAAAGCAGATAGGGTAATACCAGTGTCTAAACAAATTAGAGAATTGTTAATTCAAAAATATAATATTGAAAGCAATAAAATTAAAACTATCTATAACCCTTTTGATGTTGAGATGATTAAAAGGTTATCAATTGAAGATTTAGATGAAAAACATAATGAATTCATGGATTCAAATAAAATTTTTATAAGTGTCGGTCGACAAATGTATCAAAAGGGTTTTTGGCATTTAGTGAAAGCATTTAAACTTGTACATGATCAAGACGACGAAGTGAAATTGGTAATAGTTGGCAGGGATGAGCAGAATGGTAAACTACAACATTTGGTAAATGAATTAGGGGTACAAGACAGTATTCTATTAACTGGATATCAAAAAAATCCGTTCAAATTTATAAAAAAAAGTAATATATATATATTATCTTCGTTATTTGAAGGATTTCCTAATGCTTTAGTTGAAGCTATGGCTTGTGGGTGTCCAGTAATCGCTACTGATTGTAAATCTGGTCCTAAAGAAATACTATTTGAAGAATCCGATTTATCAGTTGAAATTAATGAGATAACTTATGCCGATTATGGAGTGTTGGTTCCTGCACTTGAGAGTAATGAGAACTGGGACCCATTTTACCATGATATTAATGAGAAGACTCTTGCAACAGCAATGTTGAAGCTATTAAATGATAAGAATAAATTGAAGCATTATTCTAAAATGTCATTAGAAAGAGCGCAGAGATTTAATTATGATAGATGTAAAGATGAGTTTATTTCTATTCTATAA
- the wecB gene encoding UDP-N-acetylglucosamine 2-epimerase (non-hydrolyzing), with translation MKKLKVMTVVGTRPEIIRLSAVINKLEQSNAIEHTLVHTGQNYDYELNEVFFKDFNLKKPDYFLNAATGTAVETIGNILVKIDPILEEVKPDAFLVLGDTNSCLCAIAAKRRHIPIFHMEAGNRCFDQRVPEETNRKIVDHIADINLTYSDIAREYLLREGLPADRVIKTGSPMFEVLNSRKEDIEKSDVLERLKLEEGNYFVVSAHREENINSETNFLDLVDSLNAIAEKYNMPVIVSTHPRTRKMIETKEIKFNPLVKTLKPLGFNDYVKLQIKAKAVLSDSGTISEESSILGFRALNIRQAHERPEAMEEASVMMVGLNKERILQGLEILETQEKNALRLVGDYSMPNVSDKVLRIILSYTDYVNRVVWGK, from the coding sequence ATGAAGAAGTTAAAAGTCATGACAGTCGTAGGTACCCGGCCGGAGATTATAAGACTGTCCGCTGTGATTAATAAATTAGAACAATCCAATGCCATAGAACATACGCTTGTCCATACGGGTCAAAATTATGATTATGAATTAAATGAAGTGTTTTTTAAAGATTTTAATTTAAAGAAACCGGATTATTTTCTTAATGCAGCTACTGGTACAGCGGTTGAAACGATTGGGAATATCCTGGTTAAAATTGATCCGATCCTAGAGGAGGTTAAACCAGATGCCTTCCTGGTCCTTGGAGATACCAATAGTTGCTTATGTGCCATAGCAGCGAAGAGAAGGCATATCCCGATCTTCCACATGGAAGCCGGAAACAGATGCTTTGACCAAAGAGTACCGGAAGAAACGAATAGAAAAATTGTGGATCATATAGCGGATATCAATTTAACTTATAGCGATATAGCGAGAGAATATTTGTTAAGAGAAGGCCTTCCTGCAGATCGAGTTATAAAAACTGGAAGCCCCATGTTTGAAGTTCTTAATTCAAGAAAAGAGGATATTGAGAAATCAGATGTATTAGAGAGATTGAAGCTTGAAGAAGGAAACTATTTTGTAGTATCAGCTCACCGGGAAGAAAATATCAATTCAGAAACCAATTTCCTGGATTTGGTTGATAGTTTAAATGCGATTGCAGAAAAATATAATATGCCTGTAATTGTGAGTACACATCCTAGAACTAGGAAAATGATCGAGACCAAGGAAATCAAGTTCAATCCATTAGTGAAAACTTTGAAACCATTAGGATTTAATGATTATGTGAAACTTCAAATCAAGGCGAAAGCTGTTCTTAGTGATAGTGGAACCATAAGTGAGGAATCTTCAATTCTTGGGTTTAGAGCACTTAATATTAGGCAAGCCCACGAAAGACCAGAAGCGATGGAAGAGGCTTCTGTTATGATGGTTGGGCTTAATAAAGAAAGAATTTTACAGGGGCTTGAAATATTAGAAACACAAGAAAAAAATGCATTAAGGCTTGTTGGAGATTATAGTATGCCTAATGTGTCGGACAAGGTTCTTAGAATAATTTTGTCATATACAGATTATGTTAATAGAGTTGTGTGGGGAAAGTGA
- a CDS encoding ATP-grasp fold amidoligase family protein: MVKKVLKALKNPKLVILYVLGFKIFRLIPDPVFLRIKYKLIINNRLNLDEPKTFNEKLQWLKLYDRKDRYTYLVDKYEVRKYIAKTIGEEYLIPLLGVYNSFEEIDFNALPNQFVLKPNHTSGDVYICKDKSKIDYVSLKKEVNQWLKRRYYWVHREWCYKNIKPRIICEKYMVDESGVELKDYKFLSFNGKIKCSFVCLNRNSSSGLNVDFYDVDWNPMPFERHYPRSGTIISKPKNYEKMINFAEKLSKDIPFVRVDFYESNGQLFFGELTFYPGSGFEEFTPESYDYKLGSWINLSLIK; this comes from the coding sequence ATGGTTAAAAAAGTATTAAAAGCTCTAAAAAATCCAAAACTAGTTATTTTATATGTTTTGGGTTTTAAAATATTCAGACTTATACCAGACCCGGTTTTTTTAAGGATTAAATATAAATTAATAATAAATAATAGACTGAATCTTGATGAGCCAAAAACATTTAATGAAAAGTTACAGTGGTTAAAACTGTATGATAGAAAAGATAGATATACTTATTTGGTTGATAAATATGAGGTTAGAAAATATATTGCCAAAACAATTGGAGAGGAATATCTCATACCTCTTTTAGGAGTATATAATAGCTTTGAGGAAATAGATTTTAATGCTCTTCCAAATCAGTTTGTATTAAAACCAAATCATACATCAGGTGATGTTTATATATGTAAGGATAAATCAAAGATTGATTACGTTAGTCTGAAAAAAGAAGTCAACCAGTGGCTAAAGAGAAGGTATTATTGGGTTCATAGAGAGTGGTGTTACAAAAATATAAAACCGAGAATTATTTGTGAAAAATATATGGTAGACGAATCTGGAGTAGAATTAAAAGATTATAAGTTCTTAAGCTTTAATGGTAAAATAAAGTGCTCTTTTGTCTGTTTAAATAGGAATTCATCAAGCGGTCTAAATGTAGATTTTTATGACGTTGACTGGAATCCTATGCCTTTTGAAAGACATTATCCAAGAAGTGGCACAATAATATCTAAGCCAAAAAATTATGAAAAGATGATTAATTTTGCTGAAAAGCTATCAAAGGACATCCCTTTTGTAAGAGTGGATTTTTATGAGAGTAATGGCCAGTTATTCTTTGGAGAACTTACATTTTATCCGGGCTCTGGATTTGAAGAATTTACTCCAGAATCTTATGATTACAAGTTGGGAAGTTGGATCAACCTCTCATTAATCAAATAA
- a CDS encoding EpsG family protein, producing MRQWDWFSLFLYLVIGTVFVLLIYIAEKKGSGYNKYNVKKYNSLGRINYFFLFIILVFFASFRYIGNNIGGIDAPAYINSFLNAEYYSFNIINILTLKQQEPLFYILAYIFRKFTDNYIVFFSFIYGIIFFCYLRFISIQYEERMSLLPFICIILPYLYSFNTMRSSIAIAVSLLAFNAFSQRNKSKFIFYLVIAALFHYTALIIIIFYLFYKFMSIKMINRKSIAILSILIIYLVFFVGKPLISSVINNTKYFVYIDQENSFLGQLIIILCGFFTILFFKDLKQRMQHKSIFLWAVIFNVSMIPVMMFFGFFRLNDYFAFPRLITWGYIIIVIKDKLKLKFGDRFLPLYYFIVILTIFSWTIFRISQDWYPNGVMPYMSIFRNN from the coding sequence ATGAGACAATGGGATTGGTTTTCGCTTTTCTTGTATTTAGTGATTGGAACCGTTTTTGTTTTGCTTATTTATATCGCTGAAAAAAAAGGTAGTGGCTACAATAAATATAATGTAAAAAAATATAATTCTTTAGGTAGGATAAACTATTTCTTCCTATTTATTATATTAGTTTTTTTTGCTTCTTTTAGATATATAGGAAATAATATTGGTGGGATTGATGCTCCAGCCTATATTAATAGCTTTCTTAATGCAGAATATTATTCTTTTAACATAATTAATATCCTAACTTTAAAACAACAAGAACCTTTGTTTTATATCCTTGCTTATATTTTTCGTAAATTTACAGATAACTACATTGTTTTCTTTTCATTTATATATGGGATAATATTTTTTTGTTACCTTAGATTTATTTCAATTCAATATGAAGAAAGAATGAGCCTTCTACCATTTATTTGTATTATACTTCCGTATCTATATAGTTTTAATACAATGAGATCTTCAATAGCAATCGCAGTTTCTTTATTGGCCTTTAATGCATTTTCTCAAAGAAACAAAAGTAAATTTATATTTTATTTAGTAATTGCTGCACTTTTTCATTATACAGCTTTAATAATTATTATTTTTTATTTATTTTATAAATTCATGAGCATAAAAATGATCAATAGAAAGAGCATAGCTATATTAAGTATATTAATAATATATCTTGTGTTTTTTGTTGGAAAACCTTTAATAAGTAGTGTTATAAACAATACAAAATACTTTGTTTATATTGATCAAGAAAATTCTTTTTTAGGTCAACTAATAATAATTTTGTGTGGATTTTTTACAATTCTATTCTTTAAAGATTTAAAACAAAGGATGCAACATAAAAGTATTTTTTTATGGGCCGTTATTTTTAACGTGTCTATGATTCCGGTGATGATGTTTTTTGGATTTTTCAGACTTAATGATTACTTTGCTTTTCCACGTTTAATTACATGGGGATATATCATTATTGTTATTAAAGATAAGTTAAAATTAAAATTTGGAGATCGATTTTTGCCACTCTATTATTTTATTGTGATACTAACAATATTTAGTTGGACGATTTTCCGAATTTCACAAGATTGGTATCCGAATGGAGTAATGCCGTATATGAGTATTTTCAGAAACAATTAA
- a CDS encoding capsular polysaccharide biosynthesis protein CapF: MKILVTGAKGFIGKNLIAELKNRNYNDIFEYGKETDTSLLDEYCKEADFVFHLAGVNRPKEQSEFMDGNFGFTSTLLDTLKKYQNNCPVMISSSIQAELDNLYGFSKKAGEDLLFEYSKETGAKAIVYRFPNVFGKWCKPNYNSAVATFCHNIAHELPITVNDPNVAMKLVYIDDVVQELINALNGNEHSVGDYCEVPVVHTITLGEIVDLIYSFKKSREERSIPDMSNEFTKKLYSTYLSHLPEDQFSYALKMNVDQRGSFTEFIKTQNRGQVSVNISRPGITKGNHWHHTKNEKFLVVSGKGVIRFRKIDADEVIEYFVSGDKLEVVDIPTGYTHNIQNLGDTDMVTIMWANEYFDPEKPDTYYLEV; this comes from the coding sequence ATGAAGATATTAGTAACCGGTGCCAAGGGGTTTATCGGCAAAAATCTGATAGCTGAGCTAAAGAATCGAAACTATAATGATATCTTTGAATATGGTAAGGAAACAGATACGTCTTTACTTGATGAATATTGTAAAGAAGCGGATTTTGTGTTTCATCTTGCCGGCGTAAACCGGCCCAAGGAACAGTCTGAATTTATGGACGGTAACTTTGGGTTTACATCAACACTACTTGATACGTTGAAAAAATATCAAAACAATTGCCCGGTTATGATTTCTTCATCCATTCAGGCTGAACTGGATAACCTCTATGGCTTCAGTAAAAAAGCAGGTGAAGACCTGCTTTTTGAATATAGTAAAGAAACAGGAGCGAAAGCTATTGTCTATCGTTTCCCGAATGTTTTTGGCAAGTGGTGTAAACCTAACTATAACAGTGCAGTTGCGACCTTTTGTCATAACATTGCTCATGAATTACCGATTACCGTAAACGATCCTAATGTTGCAATGAAGTTAGTCTATATAGATGATGTAGTACAAGAACTAATCAACGCTTTAAACGGAAATGAACATTCGGTTGGAGATTACTGTGAGGTTCCAGTCGTTCACACTATTACTCTTGGAGAGATCGTTGATTTGATTTATTCGTTCAAAAAAAGTCGTGAAGAACGATCTATTCCTGATATGTCTAATGAATTTACGAAAAAATTATATAGTACATATTTGAGTCATTTGCCAGAAGATCAGTTCAGTTATGCTTTAAAGATGAATGTAGATCAAAGAGGTTCTTTCACAGAGTTTATTAAGACTCAGAATAGAGGTCAAGTTTCTGTTAATATATCTAGACCCGGTATAACAAAAGGAAACCACTGGCATCATACAAAGAATGAGAAGTTTCTCGTGGTTAGCGGTAAAGGTGTAATTCGTTTTAGAAAAATTGATGCTGATGAAGTTATTGAATATTTTGTCAGTGGAGATAAATTGGAAGTAGTAGATATACCGACCGGCTACACACATAATATTCAGAACCTTGGCGATACCGATATGGTCACGATTATGTGGGCGAATGAGTACTTTGATCCTGAGAAGCCGGATACTTACTACTTGGAGGTATAA
- a CDS encoding glycosyltransferase family 4 protein, translating into MENNSLRILLVSPLPPPSGGIASWTKNYINFCNSVGVSVNIINTALIGTRLNNINNKRVIIDEILRTKKILLAMHKELRYKKPDIIHINSSCGKFGIIRDYVIAFLAKLKKTPVLVHFHCNIEDQINSKLSRYFFKKLVNISNKVLVLNQNSQNYVMETADTDAKILPNFISQNWIRKTDKSITLNVKKILFVGHINKQKGAEEIFQVAKKFKDKTFIMVGPLDSKYSNLELPNNIEIAGAISSNMVRDYLDSADIFLFPTRSEGFSIALAEAMARGVPIITTSVGANIDMIERNGGIVVPIGDIKGIEEAIIKLEDINIRKNMSRWNIDKVKGSYTIDQVMDKLFEIYGEIS; encoded by the coding sequence ATGGAAAATAATAGTTTAAGGATATTATTAGTATCTCCTTTACCACCTCCTTCAGGAGGAATAGCATCGTGGACAAAAAACTATATAAATTTTTGTAATAGTGTAGGAGTGTCGGTTAATATTATTAATACAGCACTAATAGGGACACGACTAAATAATATTAATAATAAGAGGGTTATTATTGATGAAATCCTCAGAACAAAAAAAATCCTATTAGCGATGCATAAAGAATTAAGGTATAAGAAGCCAGATATTATTCATATTAATAGTTCTTGTGGGAAATTTGGAATAATACGTGACTACGTGATTGCTTTTCTAGCTAAATTAAAAAAGACCCCTGTTTTAGTTCATTTTCATTGTAATATAGAAGATCAAATAAACAGTAAATTATCCAGGTATTTTTTTAAGAAGTTGGTTAATATATCAAATAAAGTATTAGTCTTAAACCAAAATTCACAAAATTATGTGATGGAAACAGCAGATACTGATGCAAAAATCTTACCTAACTTTATTTCACAAAATTGGATTAGAAAAACAGATAAGAGTATTACATTAAATGTTAAAAAAATATTGTTTGTAGGTCACATTAATAAACAAAAAGGTGCTGAGGAGATTTTTCAAGTTGCCAAAAAGTTCAAAGATAAAACGTTTATCATGGTTGGACCCCTAGATAGTAAATATAGTAACCTAGAATTACCAAATAATATAGAAATAGCCGGTGCTATTTCTTCAAATATGGTTAGAGACTATTTAGATTCAGCCGATATCTTTTTATTCCCTACTCGAAGTGAAGGATTTTCTATTGCACTGGCTGAAGCAATGGCTCGTGGAGTACCAATTATAACAACTTCGGTAGGTGCTAACATAGATATGATTGAAAGAAATGGTGGAATAGTAGTCCCTATTGGTGATATCAAAGGTATAGAAGAAGCTATAATAAAGCTAGAAGATATAAATATTAGAAAAAATATGTCTAGGTGGAATATAGATAAAGTAAAAGGTAGTTATACTATTGATCAGGTTATGGATAAACTATTTGAGATATATGGAGAAATTTCTTGA
- a CDS encoding UDP-glucose/GDP-mannose dehydrogenase family protein has protein sequence MYKIAVAGTGYVGLVAGVCFAEVGHQVTCVDINEEKVKVMKAGISPIYETGLEELMQKNYIAGRIDYTTDYKFAYKNADAIFIGVGTPEQLDGSANLSYIATVARQIAESVEKDCLVVVKSTVPVGTNDRVDQFIQDFLVNDVKVEVASNPEFLAQGSAVHDTLHAERIIIGTESKWAEEMLMKIYEPFNLPIVSVNRRSAEMIKYASNDFLALKISYMNDIANLCELVGADIQDVAKGMSFDERIGSKFLNAGIGFGGSCFPKDTKALEYIARQHGYELKTVKAAIDVNKEQKTMLYKKACKRLITFSGLNVAVLGLTFKPGTDDLREAASIENVPLLLERGADIYAYDPVGANNFAKVHPEGKHGFGSITYVSNVEDALKDANVCFIFTEWGEIKAITPDTYKKLMRTPLVYDGRNIYPVEEMQTAGVEYHSIGRKSATRDVAKESRKLELHAVRNE, from the coding sequence ATGTACAAAATTGCCGTTGCAGGGACAGGATATGTCGGTTTAGTAGCCGGCGTTTGTTTTGCTGAAGTTGGTCATCAAGTAACCTGTGTTGATATTAATGAGGAAAAAGTTAAGGTAATGAAGGCTGGTATATCACCGATTTATGAAACCGGGTTGGAAGAACTGATGCAAAAGAATTATATCGCAGGAAGAATTGATTATACAACAGATTATAAGTTTGCTTACAAGAATGCAGATGCGATCTTTATTGGGGTGGGTACTCCAGAGCAACTAGATGGTTCTGCAAATCTATCATATATTGCAACAGTTGCGAGACAGATTGCTGAATCAGTAGAGAAGGATTGTCTAGTAGTTGTAAAATCGACTGTTCCAGTTGGGACAAATGATAGAGTAGATCAGTTTATACAGGACTTTTTAGTGAATGATGTAAAAGTAGAAGTAGCTTCGAATCCAGAGTTCTTGGCCCAAGGATCTGCAGTTCATGATACGCTACATGCTGAAAGAATTATTATCGGGACAGAAAGTAAATGGGCTGAAGAGATGCTTATGAAGATATATGAGCCATTTAATTTACCGATTGTTTCAGTTAATCGACGTTCTGCAGAAATGATAAAATATGCATCTAATGACTTCCTTGCCCTTAAGATATCTTATATGAATGATATTGCCAATCTTTGTGAATTGGTTGGCGCTGATATTCAGGATGTTGCAAAAGGTATGAGTTTTGATGAACGAATCGGCAGTAAGTTTTTAAATGCTGGTATTGGCTTCGGGGGCTCATGTTTCCCTAAAGATACAAAAGCACTTGAATACATTGCAAGACAACATGGATATGAACTTAAGACTGTAAAAGCAGCTATTGATGTTAATAAAGAACAAAAGACGATGCTATATAAAAAGGCATGTAAGCGATTAATCACTTTTAGTGGCCTTAATGTAGCTGTTCTTGGATTAACATTTAAACCAGGAACAGATGATTTAAGGGAAGCAGCATCTATTGAAAATGTACCTTTATTATTAGAACGTGGTGCAGATATTTATGCGTATGATCCTGTTGGGGCAAATAATTTTGCCAAGGTCCATCCAGAAGGGAAGCATGGCTTTGGTAGTATTACGTATGTTTCGAATGTAGAAGATGCTTTAAAAGATGCAAATGTCTGCTTTATTTTTACTGAATGGGGGGAAATTAAAGCTATTACACCCGATACTTATAAAAAACTGATGAGAACTCCATTGGTTTATGACGGTAGAAATATATATCCGGTGGAAGAAATGCAGACAGCAGGGGTTGAGTATCACTCAATTGGAAGAAAGTCTGCAACTAGAGATGTAGCGAAGGAGTCGAGAAAACTTGAATTACATGCCGTTAGAAACGAATAA
- a CDS encoding NAD-dependent epimerase/dehydratase family protein has translation MNYMPLETNKMYLISGAAGFIGFFLSKRLLEQGCRVIGIDNINEYYDVNLKQARLKMLEPFERFTFIKGDISDKDMVMKIFEEYKPNVVVNLAAQAGVRYSIENPDVYIQSNIIGFYNILEACRHNPVDHLVYASSSSVYGANKKVPFEETDFVDNPVSLYASTKKSNELMAHTYSHLYKIPSTGLRFFTVYGPMGRPDMAYFGFTDKYFNGEPIKIFNNGDFENDLYRDFTYIDDIVEGIERLLSNPPEGEVQHKVYNIGNNSPEKLMVFIETLEKALSNALGREVQFEKIFEPIKPGDVPATYASTDLLQQAVEFKPETSIEEGLQKFADWYVDYYKMKSLALH, from the coding sequence TTGAATTACATGCCGTTAGAAACGAATAAAATGTATTTAATTTCCGGGGCTGCAGGTTTTATTGGATTTTTTTTATCAAAAAGGCTGTTAGAACAAGGCTGCCGGGTAATTGGCATTGATAATATTAATGAGTATTATGATGTAAACCTTAAACAGGCTCGTCTGAAGATGCTTGAACCATTTGAGCGCTTTACTTTTATTAAAGGTGATATTTCAGATAAAGATATGGTTATGAAGATTTTTGAAGAGTATAAGCCAAATGTGGTGGTGAATTTAGCTGCCCAGGCTGGTGTAAGGTATTCGATAGAGAATCCAGACGTCTACATTCAAAGTAATATAATTGGCTTTTACAACATTCTTGAGGCCTGTAGACACAATCCAGTAGATCATCTTGTTTATGCCTCTTCTAGTTCCGTTTATGGAGCGAATAAAAAAGTACCATTTGAAGAAACGGATTTTGTTGATAATCCAGTTTCACTTTATGCATCGACAAAAAAGTCCAATGAATTAATGGCTCATACTTACAGCCATCTTTATAAGATTCCATCAACAGGACTTCGATTCTTTACTGTTTACGGCCCTATGGGTAGACCAGATATGGCTTACTTTGGATTTACAGATAAGTATTTTAATGGTGAGCCAATTAAAATCTTCAATAATGGTGATTTTGAAAATGACCTTTATCGTGACTTTACTTATATAGATGACATTGTTGAGGGGATTGAGCGTCTTTTAAGCAATCCACCTGAAGGTGAAGTTCAACATAAAGTCTATAACATCGGAAATAATAGTCCTGAAAAGTTGATGGTGTTTATAGAAACGCTTGAGAAAGCACTAAGTAATGCATTAGGTAGAGAAGTTCAATTTGAGAAAATCTTCGAGCCAATCAAACCTGGAGATGTACCGGCTACTTACGCTTCAACTGATTTGTTACAACAAGCCGTTGAATTTAAACCAGAAACTTCAATCGAAGAAGGATTGCAAAAGTTTGCTGATTGGTATGTAGATTATTATAAAATGAAATCACTAGCGTTGCATTAA
- a CDS encoding lipopolysaccharide biosynthesis protein, whose protein sequence is MEHKQLHGKIVSATKWSLITEVIAKIIVPLTNIILARILAPEAFGVIATITMIISFADMFTDAGFQKYLVQHQFKNEKDKQRSANVAFWTNFTISIFFWILIIFFNEQVATMVGNPGLGIVIIVACIQLPLTSFSSIQMALFRRDFDFKTLFFVRIIGILIPFVITIPLALLGLSYWSLIIGMICMQLFNAVILTVKSKWKPKFFYDFKTLKEMLSFSVWSLIEAISIWLTAWIDSFIIGYFLNEYYLGIYKTSTIMVNSLLAIVTATAVPILFSALSRLQNNNNEFVSMYFKFQRLVSMLIFPLGIGVFLYSDLATQLLLGKQWIEASDVIGIWALTSAIMIVFGHFCSEVYRAKGQPKLSFMAQILHLVVLVPTCIVAAKYGFLPLVYSRSLIRLQAVIVHLAIMKTAMKISVFRTFKNVLPTMIAAIIMGACGFVFKAVSENVVWSVMSIIICIFIYFWVLFLFPKMRGEIFILKTEMLPNRFLKSRI, encoded by the coding sequence ATGGAACATAAGCAATTACATGGGAAGATTGTAAGTGCAACCAAATGGTCATTAATTACTGAAGTAATTGCAAAAATTATTGTGCCCTTAACAAACATTATATTGGCTAGAATCCTTGCACCAGAAGCATTTGGTGTTATTGCAACTATAACAATGATTATTAGTTTTGCAGACATGTTTACGGACGCTGGATTTCAGAAATATTTAGTGCAACACCAATTTAAGAATGAGAAAGATAAGCAAAGAAGTGCAAATGTTGCATTTTGGACAAATTTTACTATCTCTATATTCTTTTGGATTTTAATCATATTTTTTAATGAACAAGTTGCCACAATGGTAGGAAACCCCGGTCTAGGAATAGTTATTATTGTAGCCTGTATTCAATTACCTTTAACCTCTTTCTCCAGTATTCAAATGGCTCTTTTTAGGCGCGATTTTGATTTTAAAACACTTTTTTTTGTTCGAATTATTGGTATTTTGATTCCTTTTGTAATCACGATACCTTTAGCACTTTTAGGCTTAAGTTACTGGTCATTAATCATAGGTATGATATGTATGCAGCTATTTAATGCGGTAATTTTAACAGTTAAGTCAAAATGGAAGCCAAAGTTTTTTTATGATTTTAAAACTCTAAAAGAAATGCTATCATTTAGTGTTTGGTCATTAATTGAGGCAATTTCAATATGGTTAACTGCATGGATTGATTCATTTATTATAGGTTATTTCTTGAATGAATACTACTTAGGAATTTATAAAACATCTACGATAATGGTCAACTCATTATTAGCAATAGTAACAGCCACTGCTGTACCCATTCTTTTTTCGGCATTATCACGACTGCAAAATAATAATAATGAATTTGTAAGTATGTATTTCAAATTTCAGAGACTTGTTTCAATGTTGATTTTCCCTTTAGGTATTGGAGTTTTTTTATATAGTGATCTGGCTACTCAACTATTATTGGGTAAACAATGGATTGAAGCCAGTGATGTTATAGGAATTTGGGCTTTAACAAGTGCAATAATGATAGTTTTTGGTCATTTTTGTAGTGAAGTATATCGTGCAAAAGGACAGCCTAAATTATCTTTTATGGCACAAATCTTACATCTTGTAGTGTTAGTTCCGACCTGTATTGTAGCAGCAAAATATGGGTTTTTGCCTCTAGTTTATTCTAGATCTTTGATAAGGTTACAGGCTGTTATAGTTCATTTAGCAATAATGAAAACTGCTATGAAAATATCAGTATTTAGGACATTTAAAAATGTCCTCCCTACTATGATCGCTGCTATTATTATGGGGGCCTGCGGATTTGTTTTTAAAGCCGTAAGTGAGAATGTGGTATGGAGTGTAATGTCTATTATTATATGTATATTTATTTATTTTTGGGTTTTATTCCTATTTCCAAAAATGAGGGGAGAAATATTTATTCTAAAAACCGAAATGCTCCCAAATAGATTTTTGAAAAGTAGAATTTAA